In Hasllibacter sp. MH4015, the following proteins share a genomic window:
- a CDS encoding MATE family efflux transporter: MTAPHTTPINTPPVADSTRAEIWPLIKLAVPLMAGLAAALLIGVVDTAMISPLGTVPLAAAGITTAVLIIMISALWGLITVISVQISQGEGAGDPKRVARALRSGLLLCALGGGGGGLLMLAIYPLLGPLGQPAEVLAILLPYWVSMAVWILPFTLFFGLKSLFDAVEWPWVAVGLSYIGVVVNVPANYTFIHILDLGLLGAGLASILSQCCSLAAAVVVLLRAPGMAPYRQKVAVAWADVWDQLKQGLPLCLGYAGEGGAYAVIGLMMGWLGAEALAAHQIVNALAGVAYMIPLGMAGAASIRVGQAVGGTRLTRLRPILKASFVLVTLWQIVAAAVFVFGGRWLAQAMSSDPAVVELATLLFLMVALLQVADGIQGTALGALRGMSDNTWPSLITLAAYWPLALPASYLLGFVLGFGAVGVWMGYMLGLAVAAIVLPLRFWRLTAPKPSA; the protein is encoded by the coding sequence ATGACTGCGCCCCATACCACGCCCATCAACACGCCCCCCGTCGCCGATTCCACCCGCGCCGAGATCTGGCCCCTCATCAAGCTGGCCGTGCCGCTGATGGCGGGCCTTGCGGCGGCGCTTCTGATCGGTGTCGTGGATACGGCCATGATCTCTCCGCTCGGGACCGTGCCGCTTGCCGCGGCTGGGATCACGACGGCGGTTCTCATCATCATGATCTCCGCGCTTTGGGGTTTGATTACCGTGATCTCAGTCCAGATCAGCCAGGGCGAAGGCGCGGGCGATCCGAAGCGCGTGGCCCGCGCGCTCCGCTCCGGTCTGCTGTTGTGCGCACTTGGCGGCGGGGGCGGCGGGCTCTTGATGCTGGCGATCTACCCGCTACTCGGCCCGCTTGGCCAACCGGCGGAGGTTCTGGCGATCCTTCTGCCCTACTGGGTGTCCATGGCTGTCTGGATCCTGCCCTTCACGCTCTTCTTCGGCCTGAAATCCCTGTTCGACGCGGTGGAATGGCCCTGGGTCGCGGTGGGCCTGTCCTATATCGGCGTCGTGGTGAACGTGCCCGCGAACTACACGTTCATCCATATCCTCGACCTCGGACTGCTCGGGGCCGGGCTGGCCAGCATCCTGTCGCAATGCTGTTCCCTTGCTGCGGCGGTCGTTGTGCTGCTGCGCGCGCCCGGCATGGCCCCCTATCGCCAGAAGGTCGCGGTGGCTTGGGCCGATGTGTGGGACCAACTGAAGCAGGGTCTGCCGCTTTGCCTGGGTTATGCCGGCGAAGGCGGGGCCTACGCGGTGATCGGCTTGATGATGGGTTGGCTGGGTGCGGAGGCACTGGCCGCCCACCAGATCGTCAACGCACTCGCAGGTGTGGCCTACATGATCCCGCTGGGGATGGCCGGGGCGGCCTCGATCCGGGTGGGGCAGGCCGTGGGCGGCACGCGGCTGACCCGGCTCAGGCCGATCCTCAAGGCGTCCTTCGTGCTGGTGACGCTGTGGCAGATCGTGGCGGCGGCGGTTTTCGTGTTCGGCGGACGTTGGCTGGCGCAGGCCATGTCCTCCGACCCGGCGGTGGTGGAGCTTGCGACGCTGCTGTTCCTTATGGTGGCCCTGTTGCAGGTGGCCGATGGCATCCAAGGTACGGCACTGGGCGCGTTGCGGGGCATGTCCGACAACACCTGGCCCTCGCTCATCACGCTGGCGGCCTATTGGCCTCTGGCATTGCCAGCGAGCTACCTTCTGGGCTTCGTGCTTGGCTTCGGTGCGGTGGGCGTATGGATGGGATACATGCTGGGGCTGGCCGTGGCGGCCATCGTTCTGCCGCTTCGGTTCTGGCGGCTGACGGCCCCAAAGCCGTCCGCCTAG
- the trpA gene encoding tryptophan synthase subunit alpha: MTRIDDTFARLKAEGKKAFVSYIMAGDPDYGTALEVMKGLPEAGVDIIELGLPFTDPMADGATIQLAGQRALEGGMTLEKTLQMARDFRAGDDTTPIVLMGYYNPIYSRGVAAFLEDAKAAGIDGLIVVDLPPEEDNELCIPAQDAGLNFIRLATPTTDDARLPAVLTNTSGFVYYVSITGITGAAAAEATDVGPEVARIKAQTDLPVIVGFGIRTPGAARAIASVADGCVVGSAIVSEIADGKPVDEVLDFVRSLADGAHRA, from the coding sequence ATGACCCGCATCGACGATACATTCGCCCGCCTCAAGGCCGAGGGGAAGAAAGCCTTCGTCTCCTACATCATGGCGGGCGATCCGGATTATGGCACGGCGCTTGAGGTGATGAAGGGCCTGCCCGAGGCGGGCGTCGACATCATCGAGCTTGGCTTGCCATTCACCGACCCCATGGCTGACGGCGCGACGATTCAATTGGCCGGCCAGCGGGCGCTGGAAGGCGGCATGACGCTGGAAAAGACGCTCCAGATGGCGCGCGATTTCCGCGCGGGCGACGACACGACCCCGATCGTCTTGATGGGTTACTACAACCCGATCTATTCGCGCGGGGTCGCTGCGTTCCTTGAGGATGCCAAAGCGGCGGGCATCGACGGCCTGATCGTCGTGGACCTGCCGCCGGAGGAGGATAACGAGCTTTGCATTCCCGCCCAGGATGCGGGCCTCAACTTCATCCGCCTCGCCACGCCCACAACCGACGATGCCCGCCTGCCGGCCGTCCTGACCAACACGTCGGGCTTCGTTTATTACGTCTCCATCACCGGGATCACCGGGGCGGCTGCGGCCGAGGCCACGGATGTCGGACCCGAGGTCGCCCGCATCAAGGCACAGACGGACCTGCCCGTGATTGTCGGCTTCGGCATCCGCACGCCCGGCGCCGCGCGCGCCATCGCATCTGTCGCCGATGGATGCGTCGTGGGGTCCGCCATCGTGTCGGAAATTGCAGATGGCAAACCGGTGGACGAGGTTCTGGATTTTGTGCGGTCCCTCGCCGACGGCGCGCATCGGGCGTAA
- a CDS encoding MarR family winged helix-turn-helix transcriptional regulator yields the protein MSDSNDPRLYFQLFNEIGIIEQLSRALFEARLPDGVLVSHFSVLNHMVRLGDGRTPLDLSRAFQVPKTTMSHTLMLLEKRDWIEMRPNPDDKRSKQVWLTDAGRAFREEAIGALAGEMAWLPDAFSPAEAQALLPNLERLRKVLDERRG from the coding sequence TTGTCCGATAGCAACGACCCGAGGCTGTATTTCCAGCTGTTCAACGAGATCGGGATCATAGAGCAACTCAGCCGTGCCTTGTTCGAGGCGCGGCTGCCCGATGGCGTGCTGGTCTCTCACTTCTCGGTTCTCAACCACATGGTGCGGCTGGGTGACGGCAGGACGCCGCTCGACCTGTCGCGCGCCTTCCAGGTGCCCAAAACGACGATGAGCCATACACTGATGCTGCTGGAGAAGCGCGACTGGATCGAGATGCGGCCCAACCCCGATGACAAGCGGTCGAAGCAGGTCTGGCTGACGGATGCGGGGCGCGCGTTCCGGGAGGAGGCGATCGGCGCGCTGGCCGGAGAAATGGCGTGGCTGCCCGATGCGTTCAGCCCGGCGGAGGCGCAGGCGCTGCTGCCGAATCTGGAGCGGCTGCGCAAGGTGCTGGACGAGCGGCGGGGGTAG
- a CDS encoding twin-arginine translocation pathway signal protein, translating into MNLTRRKTLTLIGGGTILAATAAAGYDVTRLPNDALRPWEAAGGYDDPRMRALSWAILSPNPHNRQPWQVDLSQSDTAILYVDTARLLPETDPFNRQITVGLGCFLEVMRMAALEDGLAVTFELFPEGSDPDALDARPVAVCRFAPTQDGRDPLFAQVPHRRSNKEPYDLTRPVPSDALQRIAQAPRHHAMGFTSDTDRVARMRAQSLEALRIEFATERTLRESVDLFRIGHREVNANPDGIDFTGPMFESMRMTRLFTREASMNPDGIVYSSADAAFAENMNSAMAHLWYVTPDNSRATQIRAGQDWVRINLAATAEGLDLQPLSQALQEYQEMAAMYAEVHADLAPEGGTVQMWARVGYGPDVPVSPRWPLEEKIVR; encoded by the coding sequence ATGAACCTGACACGCAGAAAGACACTCACATTGATTGGCGGCGGCACGATCCTGGCCGCGACGGCGGCGGCGGGGTACGACGTCACACGCTTGCCGAACGACGCGCTTCGGCCCTGGGAGGCCGCCGGGGGCTACGATGATCCGCGGATGCGCGCGCTGAGCTGGGCGATCCTGTCGCCCAACCCCCACAACAGGCAGCCGTGGCAAGTGGACCTGTCCCAATCCGACACCGCGATCCTCTACGTCGATACCGCGCGGCTGTTGCCGGAGACCGATCCATTCAACCGGCAGATCACAGTGGGCCTTGGCTGCTTTCTTGAGGTCATGCGGATGGCGGCACTGGAAGACGGTCTGGCGGTGACGTTCGAGCTGTTCCCGGAGGGAAGCGATCCGGATGCGTTGGATGCGCGACCGGTGGCCGTCTGCCGCTTCGCGCCCACGCAAGACGGGCGCGATCCGCTGTTTGCGCAGGTGCCACATCGTCGCTCCAACAAGGAGCCCTATGACCTGACCCGCCCGGTGCCGAGTGACGCGCTGCAACGGATCGCCCAGGCGCCGCGCCACCATGCGATGGGGTTCACCAGCGACACCGACCGGGTCGCCCGGATGCGGGCGCAATCGCTGGAGGCCCTTCGCATCGAATTCGCAACAGAGCGCACGTTGCGCGAATCCGTGGACCTGTTCCGCATCGGCCATCGGGAGGTGAACGCCAATCCCGACGGCATCGACTTCACCGGGCCGATGTTCGAATCCATGCGCATGACGCGTCTGTTCACGCGGGAGGCCTCGATGAACCCCGACGGCATCGTCTACAGCTCTGCCGATGCCGCGTTTGCCGAGAACATGAACAGCGCCATGGCACATCTGTGGTACGTCACACCGGATAATTCACGCGCAACACAGATCCGGGCGGGGCAGGATTGGGTGCGGATCAACCTTGCCGCGACCGCCGAGGGGTTGGATCTGCAACCGCTCAGCCAAGCGCTTCAGGAATATCAAGAGATGGCGGCGATGTACGCAGAGGTTCACGCCGATCTGGCGCCGGAGGGCGGGACCGTGCAAATGTGGGCGCGGGTCGGATACGGGCCTGACGTGCCGGTCAGCCCCCGCTGGCCGTTGGAGGAGAAGATTGTCCGATAG
- a CDS encoding alpha-hydroxy acid oxidase: MPVITEIADLKRIYKRRVPKMFYDYAETGSWTEQTFRENTSDFSKIRLRQRIARDMTGRSTASKMIGQDVAMPVALAPVGLTGMQAADGEIKAARAAERFGVPFTLSTMSICSIEDVAEHTQKPFWFQVYTLNDDDFMKRLFARAKDAKCSALVITVDLQMLGQRHKDLKNGLSAPPKLTPKSIANMMTKVPWGLEMLGTKRRFFGNIVGHIDGIDDPASLSSWTGQAFDQSLDWARIKELRSWWDGPVILKGILDEDDAKEAVNVGADAIVVSNHGGRQLDGALSSIRMLPRIMDAVGDKIEVHLDSGIRSGQDVLKALALGAKGTMIGRAFVYGLGARGQQGVTEALEVIRKELDTSMGLCGERNVADLGRHNLLIPKGFHDAFE; encoded by the coding sequence ATGCCGGTCATCACCGAAATTGCGGACCTCAAGCGGATCTACAAACGGCGTGTGCCGAAGATGTTCTACGATTACGCCGAAACCGGCAGCTGGACGGAGCAGACGTTTCGGGAGAACACCAGCGACTTCAGCAAGATACGCCTGCGCCAACGGATCGCGCGGGACATGACGGGCCGCTCCACCGCGTCGAAGATGATCGGGCAAGACGTCGCCATGCCCGTGGCCCTCGCCCCCGTGGGGCTGACCGGCATGCAGGCCGCGGATGGAGAGATAAAGGCCGCCCGCGCCGCCGAGCGGTTCGGCGTGCCGTTCACGCTGTCCACCATGTCCATCTGCTCGATCGAGGATGTGGCCGAACACACGCAGAAGCCGTTCTGGTTTCAGGTCTACACGCTCAACGACGACGACTTCATGAAGCGCCTTTTCGCCCGCGCCAAGGATGCCAAATGCTCCGCGTTGGTCATCACCGTGGACCTGCAAATGCTGGGGCAGCGCCACAAGGACCTCAAGAACGGCCTCTCCGCCCCGCCCAAACTGACGCCCAAGAGCATCGCCAACATGATGACCAAGGTGCCCTGGGGGTTGGAGATGCTGGGGACCAAGCGGCGCTTCTTCGGCAATATCGTGGGCCATATCGACGGGATCGACGATCCCGCCTCCCTCAGTTCCTGGACCGGACAGGCCTTCGACCAGAGCCTCGATTGGGCGCGCATCAAGGAATTGCGCAGCTGGTGGGACGGCCCGGTGATCCTGAAGGGCATTCTGGATGAAGACGACGCGAAAGAGGCGGTGAATGTCGGTGCCGATGCGATCGTCGTCTCAAACCACGGCGGGCGTCAGCTGGACGGCGCACTCAGCTCCATCCGCATGTTGCCGCGCATCATGGATGCCGTGGGCGACAAGATCGAAGTACACCTCGACAGCGGCATCCGGTCGGGGCAGGACGTGTTGAAGGCGCTGGCGCTGGGGGCCAAGGGCACGATGATCGGACGGGCCTTTGTCTATGGCCTGGGCGCGCGGGGCCAACAGGGTGTGACCGAGGCGCTGGAGGTGATCCGAAAGGAACTCGACACCTCCATGGGCCTATGCGGCGAACGCAATGTCGCCGACCTGGGCCGTCACAACCTGCTGATCCCCAAAGGGTTTCACGACGCCTTCGAGTAA
- a CDS encoding MFS transporter: MSILSALSLSRRPVLAFMIVGLFWGSFAAQVPVLKAGIGADDALFGLILLGTSAGLVTTMWLAPIFDRRFGPNAMPIAGLIFAAAALGPALASGLFAFFLAMVLAGYCSGMLDVVMNARVSELEARNGRSLMNANHAMFSVAYAISAVMTGLAREAGWEPLQIFAVIALTIVGLSLTLRMEVEPVDDAARRANRFPWATVILCGAIVLIAFFVEATVEAWSALHIERTLGGRAAEGALGPAVLGLTMAIGRFSGQALTERFSETAIIVIGSGMAICGTLVAAVATSPAMAYAGFGAMGLGIAAVGPVGLAIVGRMVRPEHRTAAVARAAVIGFMGFVLAPSLMGFVSGAFGLRFAFASVAAVAVLAPLLAIYLNLNGARYSKAS; this comes from the coding sequence ATGTCCATCCTTTCCGCCCTTTCGCTCAGCCGCCGCCCGGTGCTCGCCTTCATGATCGTCGGCCTGTTCTGGGGCAGTTTTGCGGCGCAGGTGCCGGTCCTGAAGGCGGGGATCGGGGCCGACGACGCGCTGTTCGGCCTGATCCTGCTGGGAACATCTGCGGGCCTGGTGACGACGATGTGGCTGGCCCCGATCTTCGACCGGCGCTTCGGGCCGAATGCGATGCCGATTGCGGGCCTGATCTTCGCCGCGGCCGCGCTTGGACCGGCCCTAGCCAGCGGCCTGTTCGCGTTCTTCCTTGCGATGGTGCTGGCGGGCTATTGCTCCGGCATGCTGGACGTCGTGATGAATGCGCGGGTATCGGAATTGGAGGCGCGCAACGGGCGGTCGTTGATGAACGCCAACCACGCCATGTTCTCCGTCGCCTATGCGATCAGCGCGGTGATGACGGGCCTCGCGCGGGAAGCCGGGTGGGAGCCGTTGCAGATCTTCGCCGTGATCGCGCTGACGATTGTCGGCCTGTCCCTGACCCTGCGGATGGAAGTGGAGCCGGTGGACGACGCGGCGCGCCGCGCCAACCGCTTTCCCTGGGCCACTGTGATCCTGTGCGGTGCCATCGTCTTGATCGCCTTCTTCGTGGAGGCGACGGTGGAGGCGTGGTCGGCCCTGCATATCGAGCGCACCTTGGGCGGGCGCGCGGCGGAGGGGGCGTTGGGGCCGGCGGTTCTGGGCCTGACCATGGCGATCGGGCGGTTTTCCGGCCAGGCATTGACGGAGCGGTTTTCTGAGACGGCCATCATCGTGATCGGCAGCGGCATGGCGATCTGCGGAACGCTTGTGGCAGCCGTGGCGACGTCCCCGGCCATGGCCTATGCCGGGTTCGGTGCGATGGGGCTTGGGATCGCGGCGGTGGGCCCCGTGGGCCTGGCCATCGTGGGGCGTATGGTGCGCCCGGAGCATCGGACGGCCGCCGTGGCCCGCGCCGCTGTGATCGGGTTCATGGGCTTCGTGCTGGCGCCGTCGCTGATGGGCTTCGTATCGGGCGCGTTCGGATTGCGTTTTGCCTTTGCCAGTGTCGCGGCGGTCGCCGTGCTGGCCCCGCTTCTGGCGATCTACCTGAACCTAAACGGCGCGCGTTACTCGAAGGCGTCGTGA
- a CDS encoding 50S ribosomal protein L25/general stress protein Ctc, giving the protein MAGEIPDLIAEARTGTGKGAARQARREGKVPGIVYGGGADPLPIQIPFNVLLKNLKNGRFLSTLFNMKVDGQDDVRVICRNVQRDVVKDLPTHVDFMRLRRTSKVSLFIPVEVIGEENCPGLKKGGTLTMVRPEVELRVTAGDIPEQITIDIEGLEIGDTITISSVSLPDGAKATIDRDFVIANISPPKGLGGGSDDEDDGEEVAADEVPAIEVDEGGDEE; this is encoded by the coding sequence ATGGCTGGTGAGATTCCTGATCTTATCGCTGAGGCACGGACGGGGACAGGCAAGGGGGCCGCTCGTCAAGCACGCCGTGAAGGCAAGGTGCCCGGTATCGTCTACGGTGGTGGGGCCGACCCGCTGCCGATCCAGATCCCCTTCAATGTCCTGCTCAAGAACCTCAAGAACGGGCGCTTTCTGTCGACGCTCTTCAACATGAAGGTCGACGGCCAGGACGATGTCCGCGTGATCTGCCGCAACGTGCAGCGCGACGTGGTCAAGGACCTGCCGACCCATGTGGATTTCATGCGCCTGCGCCGCACGTCCAAGGTCAGCCTGTTCATCCCCGTCGAAGTGATCGGGGAAGAGAACTGCCCCGGCCTCAAGAAGGGCGGCACGCTGACCATGGTGCGTCCGGAAGTGGAGCTTCGCGTGACCGCGGGCGACATCCCCGAGCAGATCACCATCGACATCGAAGGGCTGGAGATCGGCGATACGATCACCATCTCGTCTGTCTCCCTGCCGGACGGCGCGAAAGCCACGATCGACCGTGACTTCGTGATCGCCAACATCTCGCCGCCGAAAGGTCTGGGTGGCGGATCCGACGATGAGGATGACGGCGAAGAGGTTGCAGCCGACGAAGTGCCCGCGATCGAAGTCGATGAAGGCGGCGACGAGGAGTAA